One Natrinema longum genomic window, GCCCTTCTCGACCACGTCGAGGACATTCTCGAGCAGGAGGGCGTTACGTTCCGGGATATTCTCGTCGTCTCGTATACGCGAGCGGCAGCACAGGAGGTTCGGGAGCGTCTCGCAGACCGGCTCGACGAGAGCCCGCGTGCGCTGCAGGGAAACGTCTGTACGATGCACGCCAAGGCCTACGAGCTGCTCGATCTCTCTCGGAGCGACGTTATCGGCGAGTCGGACAAAGAGGAGTTCTGCGAGGAGTACGGTATCGAGTACGAGGACGAGTATTCGGGTGCCGGCCGCCGAACCGCTCGATCGACGACGATCGGCAACAAGGTCATCGCGACGAGCCAGTGGCTCCAGCGGACCAGCCGTGAGGTAACCGACTGGTACGACGTCCCCTTCCAGTGGGACGAAGAGGAAGTTCGTCTCCCACCCGAGATCGACCCCAACGCCCAGGAGGGCAACAAGTACACCCCGACCTGGCCCAGCGACGACGACCGAATCGACGTTCCCGAGACGATCCGGGCCTGGCGGTCCTACAAGGGCGAACACGGCAAGATCGGCTTCGCCGACATGCTCGAGCGGGTCAAACAGCGGTCCTTGCTGCCGAGCGTCGACTACCTGGTGATCGACGAGTTTCAGGATATCACCACGCTGCAGTACGACGTCTACGAGGAGTGGAAACCCCACATGGAGCAGGTCCTGATCGCCGGCGACGACGACCAGGTCGTCTACTCCTGGCAGGGTGCCGACCCCGCATTGCTCCTCGAGGAGGAGGTCGACGAGGACGTCATCCTTCCCAACTCCTATCGGCTGCCCTCGAACGTGCTCAACGCGGTCAACAAGGAGATCCGTCACATCGATCACCGCCAGGACAAGGACCTCAAGCCCCGTACCGAAGGCGGTGCCGTCGAGGCGCGCACGAACGGCTCGATGCTCGACGTCGTCCGGATGGTTCGGCGCACGCTCGTCGAGGGCGATGGCACGATCATGGTACTGTTCCGGGCCCGCTACCAGATGTTCCAGTTCATCGACGAGTTCATCACCGAGGGCGTCCCCTTCACCTCGCTGACCGACCAGCGGATGTGGACCGACCGACTCACCCAGTACGTCCGCGCCGTCGAGGCGATCGACGCGGGTGAGGACGTCACCGGCCTGCAGGCCCGTCGACTCGCCGACATGCTCCAGGAGTCGGCGTTTGGCACCAACGATCGCGACGCCCTCTTCGACGAGATCGACGAGCGCCAGGAGGAGGCCGGTATCGACGACTTGGAGCAACTCATGATCCCCAGCGAGGTCATCGTCGACCACGCGCCGTTCATGCCCGATCCCGCCTCGGCAGCCGACATGCTCCGGAAGGTCACAAACTTCCAGAAGAAGAGCGTCCGCTCGTACTTCGGGATCGGCGAGTACACGGGAATGGACACCGATCGCGTCCGCGTCGGCACGATCCACTCCGCGAAGGGCCGCGAGGCGGACCACGTGTTCGTCGGCACCGATCTCACCGAAAAGGTCGTCGAACAGATGGTCGCCACCGTCGACGATCCCGAGGCGATCCCCGGTTGCGAGGAGTTCACCAAGACCACCTCGCCCGTGCCCGTGCTGACGGACAACGAACGCCGCGTCTTCTACGTCGGCATGTCCCGCGCCCGCGAACGGCTCGTCTTGCTCGAGAACCTCGTCGACGGCGCACCGACGCTCCCAATCGACGTCCTATTGCAGAATCGGCTCACCGACTCGACGCTCGAGGAACTGATCGAGCAGGCCCAGGAACCCATCGAGACGGACGCGGACGAGCTCGAGGCGGAAGCCGAAGCGCCGTGACCGGTCGGACCGACCGCGACGCCACGGCTGGCGGCCGGGTCGGTGATCGCCCCGGCGTCGCCCGCCAGCGCCGCGACCACGCAGCCGACGTCTTCTCGAGGGTACTGGCGGACCGCGACGCCACGGCCGTCGTCCACGTCGGCACTGCTCGCGATCCGGGACTTCGATACGCCTGCCCGACGCCTCCGACCGACCGCACCGCGATCGCGTACGTCGGTGCCGACGACGAGTGGCTCGTCCGGTCGGCGGGCGACGACGCGAGCGGTCACCCCGCCCGGCGACTCGCGACGGCGCTCGCGGATCGCGGACTCGAGGGGACGGTACTGACGCCACCGCGAGTGCCCCACGACGCCGCACTCTATCTCGAGGGGGCGGGCGTCGAACTGGCGTCGACGGACGCCCTCGAGCGGGCGCGAGCGACGAAGACGGACGGCGAGCGGGCGGCGATCGCGGCCGCCCAGCGAGCGGCCGCCGCCGGGATCCGGCGAGCGGCGTCGCTACTGGCGGATACGACGGTCGTCGACGGGCTGCTCGCAGTTGGCGGTGGTCCGAGTACCGACGCCGAACCGGTGACGCCCACCCGGTTACGGACCGCCATCGACGAGGCGATCGTGCGCGCGGGTGCGTTTCCGGTCGGAAACACGGCCGTCAATCCCGACTCGAGGGGACGGTCCGATCCCGAGGAGGAACCGCTCCGACCGGGCGAGCCGATCGTTCTCGAGGCTGCGCCGCGCGGACCGACCGGCTACTACGGCGGGTTGGTTCGGACGCTCGTCGTCGACGGCGACGGCGGCCGCGAGCGGCGGGTCCACGTCGGCGTCACGCAGTCGTTTCGCTCCGCGCGATCGATGCTGACCGCCGGACCGGAATCGGTGACCGCCGTCGCAGCCGACCTCGAGGCGGAGGTGCGCTCGTTCGGGTTCGGCGAGGACGACGCGATCGAAACGCGGGTCTCCGGTGTCGGGCTCGAGCCCCGCGAACGACCGATCGACGGCGGTGACGACGTCGGGCCAGGGAGCGTGGTTCGACTCGACGTAGCCGGACAGGTCGGTGCGGAGAGTCGGGTCCGGATCGCCGACGTGCTCGCGGTCCACGGCGAGGGCGAGCGCCCCGACTGGCTCGCCGCGCCATCGCAATCGCTCGAGCCGACGGCGCTCCTCGAGTGACCGTCGCCGCGGGTTGAGGGGCGTGGAGTTTCGATCGTTGGACGATACTGTCAGCAAGACTGCCGGATACAGCGTCTCCAACTGCGTCGTTCGGGTAGTGAGTGCCACTTGAGAAGGCGATAGCGCTCGGCGAGCGATCGACCCGTCGCTACCGTTCGTCGTCGGGTTCGGTGTCGGGCTCTTTGGTGACCGTTCCGACGACTCGTTTGACCAGCAGTTCGGGAATATCGGTGGGCATCGTCAGCCAGTGTTGGACGGCCACGAGGCCGATCGCGAGTCCCAGAAGTGCCACGCCGACGGCCGTTTGGTCCCGGACGAGCAGGAGTTCGAGCCCGGCGATCGCGGCGGGAAGCGCGAGGACGAGCGTTCCCGCGAGTTTGATCGTGTCGATAATGCCGGTCATTGGCTCCAGATAGCGGGCCACCGGCTAAAAACACGGCGACGTGTGCGATCGCCGGGCCGTCCGATCGATACCCGACAGTCGGAGTCCACGGTTCCTCGAGCGCCCGTTCGGTCACAGCGACCCACGATCCGAGGCGCTTCGACCGGGACTCGCGACGCTAGCGGCTCGGATCGTGCACACGGCTTCGTCGCCGTCCCGTGCTCGGTCACCGAGACACGTCGGCGGAGAGTCGCCACTGCGTGTCGGAAATCGTGGAGAAGCGACGGAGCCACCGGACGGTTAGTCGTCGGCGGGAACCGCTCGCGTGTCCGCCCGCTCGGAAGCCATAGCGAGCACGTCGTCGAAGAAGTCGAGGGTGTCTTCGGGGCCGGGGTTCGCTTCGGGGTGGTACTGTCGGGTGAGCACGTCGTACTCGATGCCGTCGATCCCTTCGGGCGTGTCGTCGTTGACGTTGATCTGGGTGATCTCGAGGTGCTCGCCGGGGTCGGCGACGGTGTAGCCGTGGTTCTGGGTGGTCATGACGACCTGCCCCGACTCGAGGTCGAGGACCGGCTGGTTGACGCCGCGGTGACCGAAGGTCATCTTCTCGGTCGAGCCACCGAGCGCCTCGGCGACGATCTGCTGGCCGAGACAGATGCCGGCGACGGGCGTGTCTTCGACGAATTCCTCGACGAGCGTGATGGCACCTTCGAAGTTGACCGGGTCGCCGGGACCGTTCGAGATGAACAGGAGATCGGGGTCGACGGCCTCGACGTCGGCGACGTCGGCGTCGTAGGGGAACACGTGGACGGTCGCGTTACGCTCGAGCAGGGAGCTGATGATCGAGCCCTTCGCGCCGCAGTCGATCAGGGCGACCGTCTCGCCGTCGTTGTCCGGGCCGTGGACGACTGGCTCGTCGACGCTGACCTGGGCACCGATGTCGGTGTGATCGCTCATGGCCTTGCACTGCTCGAGTTCAGCCAGGGCGTCCTCCTCGGTGACGTCCTCGCCGACGGCGATGCCACACTTCATCGCACCGCCGTCGCGGATGTCGGTGACGATCTCGCGCGTGTCGAGGTGGTCGACGGCCGGGACCCCCTCGCTTGCGAGCCAGTCAACGACGTCTTCGGTGAGTTCCTTCGCGACGACGCCACGCGGGTGGACGCGGCCGTCCTCGAACCGCTCCTCGCGGACGCCGTAGTTACCGATCAGGGGATACGAGAAGGTCAGGATCTGTTCCTCGTAAGAGGGATCAGTCAGGCTCTCTTCGTAGCCCGTATACGCTGTTGTAAACACGATTTCGCCGCGAGCCGTTCCTGCCGCGCGACCACGCCCCTCGAGTACGTGACCGCCTTCCAGTGCGACGTAGGCTTCCGTCATTACGATCTACGTATCGGATGGACCATCATAAGTGTTGTCTTCGAAGCTCAGTTACGATTTTCGTAATCGGTAAATGCGAGTTCGACGTAGGTACGCATCTCCATGGACGACCTGGACCGACAGATCCTCGATATTCTCCGGCGAGACGCCCGCACGCCGTACACCGAGATCGCCGACGAGGTCGGCACGAGCGAGGGGACCGTCCGCAACCGCGTCGAGCGCATGATGGACGACGACGTGATCGAGCGCTTTACGATCTCGACCCGGACGGGCAACGTCCAGGCGATGATCGAACTCAGCGTCGCGGTCGACGTCGATACCAAGGCCGTCTCAGAGCGGATCGCCGAGTGGGACGAGGTCGACTTCGTCTGGATGGTCTCGGGCGAACAGGACGTCGTCCTCGTGGTCGACGCCGCGGACACGCGCGGGGTCAACGATCTGATCACCAAGGCCCGCGATCAGGAGGAGGTCGTGAGTACGAAAACGCGGTTGATTCTGGACGAGGAACTCGGCTGAATCCGCCGCTCGCTCCGACCCGAACCGAAACGACGGCGACTCGAGTCGCGACGGCGTTCCCAGTCGGTGAAAGTACCGTTCGCTTTTTTCACCGGTGGGTGACATTCCGTTCTAATGACCGCCGAGAAACGGTCCGGAAATCGAAACGAGTCGGTCGCCGGCGATCGGACGGCGGATTCGAATCGGGACCGATCGGTGGCTCCCGACGAGGCCGAAACGCTGTTTCGCGCCGTCGAGGAGGCAGTCTTTCTGATCGACGTCGAACGGACGGAGCGGGACCTCGCGTTCAGGTTCCGGCGCGTCAACCCGGCCTACGAAGCGGCCACCGGCCTGAGCGACGCGTCGGTCACCGGGAGAACCCTCCGGGAGGTGTTCGAGTTGGGCCCCGACGGCGACGGGCTCCGTCGCTACCGAGAGTGCGTCGAGAGCGGGGCCTCGGTCGACTTCAGCGCGACGCGTTCGTTTCCAGTCGGCCAACGAACCGTCGAGACGACGTTGCACCCGGCCGACTCGAGCGGTCCGGTTCGCCGGATCGTCGGCATCGTTCGTGAAATATCCGAACGGGCGACGGCGGAGCGTGAACTCGAGCGGAATCGGGACCTCTTGACGAAAGCGGAGGACCTCGCGGCCGTCGGCGGGTGGGAACTCGATCTCCGAACGAACGAACTCCGGTGGACCGACGGGACGAGAGCGATTTTCGAGGTCGACGACGGCTACGAGCCGACGCTTTCGGACGCGATCGAGTTCTATCGGCCCGACGATCGGCCCCGGATTCGGTCGTTCGTCGAGGCGTGTCGACGCCGCGAGGAGTCGTACGACGGCGTCCTCGAGATCGTCACGGCCGAGGGGAACGACCGCTGGGTCCGGACGGTCGGAGAGCCCGTCACGGAGGACGGAACCGTCGTCGCGTTACGCGGCGCGGTGCAAAACGTCACGGCTCGGAGGGAACGCGAGCGGGAGTTACAACTCTTCCGAAAAGCGGTCGAACAGGCCGGGCACGGGATCATCATCACGGACCGCAACGGGACTATCGAGTACGTCAACCCGGCCTACGAACGGGACACCGGATACAGCCGAACGGAGGTCGTCGGTCTGAACCCACGGATCGTCAAGTCGGGAAAGCACGACGAGGCGTTCTACGAGGACCTCTGGGACACGATCCGCTCGGGTGAGATCTGGGAAAGCGAACTCGTCAACCGGCGCAAGTCCGGCGAGTTGTACCACGTCGACCAGACGATCGCGCCGATCACCGACGACGACGGCGAGATCACGCACTTCGTCGCCATCGAGTCCGATATCACCGAGCAACGACTGCGCGGACAGCGACTCAGCGTGCTCAACCGGATCCTGCGACACAACATCCGGAACGGCATGAACGTCATCGAAGGGAACGCAACGCGTCTCCGGGAGGCCGACGACGACGAGCGAACCGTGGCCCTGACCGCGATCGAAACGCAGGCGGCGGACCTCCTCGAAATCAGCGAAAACGCCGCAGCCGTCCGCGACCTGTTCCAACGCGAACGCGACCCCGACGTCACGAGCGACGTCGGGACGATGCTCTCGGGGCTGGCGAGTGACTTCGAGGAGGAGTACCCCGATGCCGAGATCACGGTCTCCGAGCCCGAGACCGTGACCGTCCAGGCCGACGACCGACTCGAGACCGCGATCCGAGAGGCGGTACACAACGCCGTCATCCACAACGACCGTGGTACTCCGGAGGTGACGATCACCGTTCCCCACTCCGAGAGGGTCGGGACGGAAACGCTGGTCGACATCGTGATCGCCGATACCGGCCCCGGAATTCCGGCGGCGGAACAACCGATGGTCGACCACGAGGACGAGACCCAACTCGTCCACGGAACGGGTCTGGATCTGTGGTACATCTATTGGGTCGCGAAGAGCTTCGGCGGCGAGATGCAGATCGCCGACAACGAGCCACGGGGCAGCGTCGTCACGCTCCGGGTCCCGGCCGCCGAGAGCCACTGACGGCGGCCGGACGGCCAGCGACAGCAACCCGTCTCATACGGTTTGCTGTCCCGATGTCCCGGTGGGACCGCAGGGCGGTCCCGGTCCCGCCGGCACTGACGGACAGTAAACCGTCTCAGTCCTCGTCGGGTTCGCCCGGCGGCTGCCCGACACCGGGAGTCGGTTCCTCGAACGCGTCGATCACGTGTTTGCGGCTGTGGACCGCCCGGTAGCCCCGCCTGAGGAGCCGGTTACCTTTCGACCGGGAGACGCGTGCGCTCACTCGTCCGTCGCGGATCGCATCGACGACCGACTCGGGCGTGAGCCGGTCCGCTTCGACGACCGTGTACGCCCGCCCCACCTCGAAGGGATAGTGTGCGTCGCTCCCGCCGACCAGCGGGAGGTCCCGCTCGGCCGCCAGCGCCTCGACGAGGGGCTGCGAGCGGGGGTGTTTGCCGTTGACTTCGATCGCGTCGAAGGGAACGTCCTCGAGTTCCCGCACCGTGCTGTTCCGGAACGGGTGGGCGACGATGGCAGCACAGTCGCGGTCGTGGGCCAGCGCGACGGCCTCCGCGGGCGAGAGCGCGCCGGGTTTCGTCGCCCGGGGCGGATCGGGGCCGACGACGAGGACGTGGCCCCGATCCGTGGTGATCTCGATGCCCGGCAGCGTCGCCACGTCGGGCGCGGGATCGAACGGCGTGTAGTAGTCGTGGTTGGTGGTCGCGACCCCGTCGAGGCCGCGCCGGGCGGCCAGCTCGGTGAGGAGCCTGACGCCCAGCGGGTCGTACCGGTCGCCAAGCGAGCGCCGGCCGTGGAAGAATCGCGTGTGTGCGTGGAGATCGACCGTATACATACTGGGGCAAACGCCGGCCAGATCCTTTTGGATGCGGCCGGCATGGGCTCCAGTATGCCATCCCACGAGGCGAGCGATCGCGTTCTCGTCCTCAACCCCGTCAGCGGGAGCGGGGAGCACGTCGACGACGTCGTCGGCCTCGCGACCGACCACGGGTTCGAGATCATGACGACCGAGGAGAGCGGCGACGCCAAGCGCTTCGCCCGCGAGGCCGCTCCGAGCGCAGATCTCGTCGCCGCGGCCGGCGGCGACGGCACGCTCAACGCCGTCGTCAACGGAATCGCCGACGCGGCGGCCCTCGAGACGACCGCCGTCGCCGTCGTCCCCGCGGGGACGGGGAACAACTTCGCCGCGAACGTCGGAATCGAGGGACTCGAGCACGCCTTTACGGTCATCGAAGACGGCCGTCGGCGGGAGATCGACATCGGCACGGCGAACGGTCGGGTGTTCGTCAACTCCTGTGTCGGCGGGATCACCGCCGAGGCAAGCAGCGAGACGACCACCGAGAGCAAGGCGGAGCTGGGCGTGCTCGCGTACGTGAAAAACACCGTCGAGACGCTCGGGGAGTTCGACTCGCTCCCGCTGCGAGTGGAGACCGCGACGGGATCGAACGGCGAGCGGGCGCGGGCCTGGGAGGGCGAGGCGCTGTTCGTCCTCGTCGGGAACTGCCGGCGCTTTACCGGCGCGCGAACCGCACAGGCAAACGTCGAAGACGGCCGCCTCGAGGTGACGATCGTCGAGGACGCGGCGACGACCGATCTGCTCGGCGGCGCGGCCCTCGAGGGCCTGTTCGGCCAGGAAAGCACGCACATCGTCCGCCGCCGGACGCCGTCGCTGGTGATCGAGAGCCACGCCGACGCCATCGAGTACAGCCTCGACGGCGAGATCCTCGAGACCGAACGGCTCCATCTCGAGACGGAGCCGGCGACGCTCACCATCGCCGTCGGCGACGGCTATCGGCCGGATCCGGACGACGGGAATCGATGGCCCCTCGAGACGCGCGGATAGACGGGCTGTATCGATTCGAAACCCTCGGGACGAGCCGATACTGGTTTCAAGAGTCGTCGTGAGTGTACGACTATGAGCACGCCGGAGGAGGACCTCCAACACGAGAACGCCGGACAGGACGTGATCGCCGTCGACGCCGACGACGCCGCGCTCGAACCCGTCAACCGACTCGACGCCCATACCGGCGAGGGGATCCGCCATCGGGCCTTCACGTCGCTGGTCTTCGACGGCGAGGGGAACGTCCTCCTCGCCCAGCGAGCGCCGGACAAACGCCTCTGGGGAACGTACTGGGACGGCACCGTCGCCTCCCACCCCGTCGAGGGACAGAGCCAGGAGGAAGCGACCCGCCAGCGCCTCGAGGAGGAACTGGGGATCACCCCCGATCAGTACGACGATCTGGAGCTAACGGATCGCTTCGAGTACAAACGCTACTTCGAGAACGCGGGCGTCGAACACGAGGTCTGTGCCGTCTTGCAACTGACGCTGACGGACCGCAGCCTCGACCCCAACGAGGAGGAGGTCGCCGGGCTGATGTGGGTCCCCTACGAGCGACTGCACTCCAATCCGGAGTGGTACCGCCAGCTTCGACTCTGTCCGTGGTTCGAGATCGCGATGCGACGGGACGTCCGGTGAGAGTCGACGGCCCAACTGACCGACACCGCCCGGAGCCGGGAGCACACGCATCGAGGGGTCCGCCGCGAAACCACGACGGACCCGACCGCGACTGAGCACTCGAGCTACGAGAGCGACGCCGGTGCCCGAGCCCGATCGGCGCGTGGCCTCCGCTCGAGACCGAACGCCGTCGGAAAACAGTACACGAACGGGAGGTTTATAGGGGAGTGCTCACACATGCAGGATAGACTGCGATGGTCACTGGCACGCTCAGACGGCTTCTCCGGGGGAGTACGATCGCGTCGTCCGCGTCGGCGGACGGATCGACCGCCGCGGGGGCGACGGCGGAATCGGAGCCCACGCCTGGGACGGGGCGGGTCGCCGACGAGTCGCTCGATATCTGTCTCCTCAGTTACCGATCGAACCCGTATTCCGGAGGACAGGGCGTCTACGTGAAATATCTGAGTCGGGCGCTGACCGCCCGCGGCCACTCCGTCGACGTGATTTCGGGGAAACCCTACCCCGAACTCGACGACGACGTCGGGCTGGTGAAACTCCCCGGCGAGAACATCGTCGACGAACTCGACAGGCTCGGCCAGTTCGAGCCCGCCTATCTCGGCGACCCCCTCGCGCTCTACGAGTGGCTCAGCGCGCTCACCGGTGGCTTTCCGGATCCCTACGCATTCGGCCGCCGGGTCGTCGACTACTTCGAGGAGCAGGAGCCGTCGTACGACGTCGTCCACGACAACCAGTCGCTGTGTCACGGCCTCAACACGCTCCGCGAGCGGGGCCACCCGGTCGTGGCGACGGTCCACCATCCGATCACCGTCGACCGCGAGGCCGACCTCGCCGCGGCCGATAGCTGGGGGGAACGCCTGCTGATCCGTCGCTGGTATCGCTTCCTCCGGATGCAACGCGAGGTCGTCCAGGAACTCCCACACATCCTGACCGTCTCCGAATCGGCCAGACACCGCACCGTCGCCGACTTCGGGGCCGACCCCGAGTCGGTTCGTGTCGTCTATAACGGGATCGACACCGAACTGTTCGAACCCCGCGAGCGAACGCACGATCGCCCGCGCGTGATGACGACCGTCAGCGCCGACGTCCCGCTGAAAGGAACCCGACACCTGCTCGAGGCCTTCGCGACCGTTCGGGGAGACGTCGACGCCGAACTCGTCGTCGTCGGGGAGTTCGACGAGGGCGGCGACTGTGCCCGACTCGTCTCGAAACTCGGGATCGAGGAGGCGATCGAGACCCACAGCGAGATCAGCTACGAGCGGATGATCGAGCTCTACGGCACCGCCGACGTGGCGGTCGTCCCGTCGCTGTACGAGGGTTTCGGCCTCCCCGCCGGCGAGGCACTGGCCTGTGGCGTTCCGGTCGTCGCCACCACCGGCGGCGCGCTCCCCGAAGTGGTCGGCGACGCGGGGGTACTCGTCGAACCGGGCGAACCCGACGCGTTAGCCGAGGGGATTCGGGAACTGCTCACGGACGAGCAGCGCCGTCAGCGCCTCGGCGAGCAGGGTCGCGAACGCATCGTCGAGGAGTTCGACTGGGATCGGGCCGCCCGCGAGACGGTCCGAACGTACCGCAACGCGATCGAAACGCAGTCACAGGAGGGCTAACATGGAGACGATCGATTTCGACCGGATGACCCTGACGCCGAGTATGCGCGTCCTCGACGTCGGCTGTGGCGAGGGCCGTCACGTCCACGCCGCCGCCCTCGAGAACGTCGCCGAAGTCGTCGGGCTCGACCTCGAGCGAGCGAGCCTGCGCGCGGCTCAGGAAGACTACGAGGAGTACATCGCCGGCGAGACGGACGTGCCAGTGACCTTCCTGTCGGGGGACGCACTCAGGCTCCCCTTCGAGGACGGCGCGTTCGACGTCGTCTGCTGTACCGAGGTCCTAGAGCACATCCCCGACTACGAGGCCGCCATCGACGAACTCCGGCGGGTCTGTGCGCCCGGCGGCACGCTCGCGGTGAGCGTGCCTCGAGCCGGCCCCGAGCGGGTCTGTTGGGCGCTCTCCGACGAGTACCACCAGGTCGAGGGCGGGCACGTCCGGATTTTCGACCGCGAGGAGTTACAGGCGGCCATCGAACACCGCGGGTTCCGGCGGGTCGACGGCCACTTCGCCCACGCCCTGCACGCGCCCTACTGGTGGCTGAAGTGTCTCTGGTGGGACCGCGACGAGCGGGGCGACCCGCCGCTGCCCTTGCGGGCCTACGACCGCTTTTTGGAGTGGGACGTGCTGGAATCCCCCCGCCCGGTCCGGCTGCTCGAGCGGGCGCTCGATCCCGTCGTCGGGAAGAGCGTCGTCTACTACTTCCAGCTGGAGGGGGCGGCGTGAGCAACGTCGCCTCGGGACGGTCGCTCG contains:
- a CDS encoding UvrD-helicase domain-containing protein; amino-acid sequence: MTTTDTTVTRLFGGPGSGKTTALLDHVEDILEQEGVTFRDILVVSYTRAAAQEVRERLADRLDESPRALQGNVCTMHAKAYELLDLSRSDVIGESDKEEFCEEYGIEYEDEYSGAGRRTARSTTIGNKVIATSQWLQRTSREVTDWYDVPFQWDEEEVRLPPEIDPNAQEGNKYTPTWPSDDDRIDVPETIRAWRSYKGEHGKIGFADMLERVKQRSLLPSVDYLVIDEFQDITTLQYDVYEEWKPHMEQVLIAGDDDQVVYSWQGADPALLLEEEVDEDVILPNSYRLPSNVLNAVNKEIRHIDHRQDKDLKPRTEGGAVEARTNGSMLDVVRMVRRTLVEGDGTIMVLFRARYQMFQFIDEFITEGVPFTSLTDQRMWTDRLTQYVRAVEAIDAGEDVTGLQARRLADMLQESAFGTNDRDALFDEIDERQEEAGIDDLEQLMIPSEVIVDHAPFMPDPASAADMLRKVTNFQKKSVRSYFGIGEYTGMDTDRVRVGTIHSAKGREADHVFVGTDLTEKVVEQMVATVDDPEAIPGCEEFTKTTSPVPVLTDNERRVFYVGMSRARERLVLLENLVDGAPTLPIDVLLQNRLTDSTLEELIEQAQEPIETDADELEAEAEAP
- a CDS encoding M24 family metallopeptidase — its product is MTGRTDRDATAGGRVGDRPGVARQRRDHAADVFSRVLADRDATAVVHVGTARDPGLRYACPTPPTDRTAIAYVGADDEWLVRSAGDDASGHPARRLATALADRGLEGTVLTPPRVPHDAALYLEGAGVELASTDALERARATKTDGERAAIAAAQRAAAAGIRRAASLLADTTVVDGLLAVGGGPSTDAEPVTPTRLRTAIDEAIVRAGAFPVGNTAVNPDSRGRSDPEEEPLRPGEPIVLEAAPRGPTGYYGGLVRTLVVDGDGGRERRVHVGVTQSFRSARSMLTAGPESVTAVAADLEAEVRSFGFGEDDAIETRVSGVGLEPRERPIDGGDDVGPGSVVRLDVAGQVGAESRVRIADVLAVHGEGERPDWLAAPSQSLEPTALLE
- a CDS encoding DUF7533 family protein, producing the protein MTGIIDTIKLAGTLVLALPAAIAGLELLLVRDQTAVGVALLGLAIGLVAVQHWLTMPTDIPELLVKRVVGTVTKEPDTEPDDER
- the carA gene encoding glutamine-hydrolyzing carbamoyl-phosphate synthase small subunit → MTEAYVALEGGHVLEGRGRAAGTARGEIVFTTAYTGYEESLTDPSYEEQILTFSYPLIGNYGVREERFEDGRVHPRGVVAKELTEDVVDWLASEGVPAVDHLDTREIVTDIRDGGAMKCGIAVGEDVTEEDALAELEQCKAMSDHTDIGAQVSVDEPVVHGPDNDGETVALIDCGAKGSIISSLLERNATVHVFPYDADVADVEAVDPDLLFISNGPGDPVNFEGAITLVEEFVEDTPVAGICLGQQIVAEALGGSTEKMTFGHRGVNQPVLDLESGQVVMTTQNHGYTVADPGEHLEITQINVNDDTPEGIDGIEYDVLTRQYHPEANPGPEDTLDFFDDVLAMASERADTRAVPADD
- a CDS encoding Lrp/AsnC family transcriptional regulator; the protein is MDDLDRQILDILRRDARTPYTEIADEVGTSEGTVRNRVERMMDDDVIERFTISTRTGNVQAMIELSVAVDVDTKAVSERIAEWDEVDFVWMVSGEQDVVLVVDAADTRGVNDLITKARDQEEVVSTKTRLILDEELG
- a CDS encoding PAS domain S-box protein is translated as MTAEKRSGNRNESVAGDRTADSNRDRSVAPDEAETLFRAVEEAVFLIDVERTERDLAFRFRRVNPAYEAATGLSDASVTGRTLREVFELGPDGDGLRRYRECVESGASVDFSATRSFPVGQRTVETTLHPADSSGPVRRIVGIVREISERATAERELERNRDLLTKAEDLAAVGGWELDLRTNELRWTDGTRAIFEVDDGYEPTLSDAIEFYRPDDRPRIRSFVEACRRREESYDGVLEIVTAEGNDRWVRTVGEPVTEDGTVVALRGAVQNVTARRERERELQLFRKAVEQAGHGIIITDRNGTIEYVNPAYERDTGYSRTEVVGLNPRIVKSGKHDEAFYEDLWDTIRSGEIWESELVNRRKSGELYHVDQTIAPITDDDGEITHFVAIESDITEQRLRGQRLSVLNRILRHNIRNGMNVIEGNATRLREADDDERTVALTAIETQAADLLEISENAAAVRDLFQRERDPDVTSDVGTMLSGLASDFEEEYPDAEITVSEPETVTVQADDRLETAIREAVHNAVIHNDRGTPEVTITVPHSERVGTETLVDIVIADTGPGIPAAEQPMVDHEDETQLVHGTGLDLWYIYWVAKSFGGEMQIADNEPRGSVVTLRVPAAESH
- a CDS encoding PHP domain-containing protein, whose protein sequence is MYTVDLHAHTRFFHGRRSLGDRYDPLGVRLLTELAARRGLDGVATTNHDYYTPFDPAPDVATLPGIEITTDRGHVLVVGPDPPRATKPGALSPAEAVALAHDRDCAAIVAHPFRNSTVRELEDVPFDAIEVNGKHPRSQPLVEALAAERDLPLVGGSDAHYPFEVGRAYTVVEADRLTPESVVDAIRDGRVSARVSRSKGNRLLRRGYRAVHSRKHVIDAFEEPTPGVGQPPGEPDED
- a CDS encoding diacylglycerol/lipid kinase family protein, whose translation is MPSHEASDRVLVLNPVSGSGEHVDDVVGLATDHGFEIMTTEESGDAKRFAREAAPSADLVAAAGGDGTLNAVVNGIADAAALETTAVAVVPAGTGNNFAANVGIEGLEHAFTVIEDGRRREIDIGTANGRVFVNSCVGGITAEASSETTTESKAELGVLAYVKNTVETLGEFDSLPLRVETATGSNGERARAWEGEALFVLVGNCRRFTGARTAQANVEDGRLEVTIVEDAATTDLLGGAALEGLFGQESTHIVRRRTPSLVIESHADAIEYSLDGEILETERLHLETEPATLTIAVGDGYRPDPDDGNRWPLETRG
- a CDS encoding NUDIX hydrolase; translation: MSTPEEDLQHENAGQDVIAVDADDAALEPVNRLDAHTGEGIRHRAFTSLVFDGEGNVLLAQRAPDKRLWGTYWDGTVASHPVEGQSQEEATRQRLEEELGITPDQYDDLELTDRFEYKRYFENAGVEHEVCAVLQLTLTDRSLDPNEEEVAGLMWVPYERLHSNPEWYRQLRLCPWFEIAMRRDVR